Proteins encoded together in one Leptolyngbyaceae cyanobacterium window:
- a CDS encoding nitrate reductase, which yields MTDSTKTLCPYCGVGCGLEVSPPAQPGKPVNRDSQGFPTWKVQGDRAHPSSQGMVCVKGATIAESLNKDRLLYPMMRESLDKPFEKVSWDDALEAIVNRIQTVRFTQGVEAICMYGSGQFQTEDYYIAQKLLKGCLGTNNFDANSRLCMSSAVAGYIQSFGADGPPCCYDDLDLTDCAFLIGTNTAECHPIIFNRLRKHHKKNNGKVKMVVVDPRRTTTAEAADLHLAINPGTDIDLLNGIAHLLMQWGYIDSIFIDECTSGFPAYAEVIREYTPDVVARKCGIGVEQLETAARYWGESQRVLSLWSMGVNQSSEGTAKVRTIINLHLMTAQIGKPGAGPFSLTGQPNAMGGREAGGLSHLLPGYRVVKNPQHRAELEQFWGLPAGRIVPDRGLTAWEMITGLETGEVGFLWIAATNPAVSMPDVDRTKKALLRSPFTVYQDAYYPTETANYAHVLLPAAQWSEKTGVMVNSERRITLCPAFRDRPGQAKADWEIFAEVGRRLGFVEQFPFTNSAEVYAEFAQITKGRPCDQSGVSHARLDKDGPQQWPCPLDAGEQGSRGAGENSALSKRLYTELKFHTPDGRARFGAYHSKGLAEPPDPDYPFVLTIGRLYGHWHTQTRTGRIDKIRQMHPNPFIEIHPRDAGKLGIKEDDWVEVRSRRGKARFPAKVTSAICPGTVFVPMHWGELWADSAEANAMTHPESCPDSLQPELKACAVQLVPIAANVNATESLLQTPKSSILSASPSV from the coding sequence ATGACTGACTCAACAAAAACACTTTGTCCTTATTGTGGTGTTGGCTGTGGCTTAGAAGTATCGCCGCCAGCCCAACCTGGCAAACCTGTAAATCGAGACAGTCAAGGATTTCCTACTTGGAAAGTACAGGGCGATCGCGCACATCCTTCCAGTCAGGGTATGGTATGCGTTAAAGGTGCAACCATTGCCGAATCTTTAAATAAAGATAGATTGCTTTATCCCATGATGCGGGAATCATTGGATAAACCTTTCGAGAAAGTTTCTTGGGATGATGCTTTGGAAGCGATTGTCAATCGCATCCAAACCGTGCGGTTTACCCAAGGGGTAGAAGCCATTTGTATGTACGGCTCCGGTCAATTTCAAACCGAAGATTATTACATAGCCCAAAAACTATTAAAAGGATGTCTCGGCACTAATAATTTCGATGCTAATTCCCGCTTATGTATGTCTTCTGCCGTCGCGGGTTACATCCAAAGTTTTGGTGCTGATGGCCCACCTTGCTGTTACGACGATTTAGATTTAACTGATTGTGCTTTTTTAATCGGTACTAATACGGCTGAATGCCACCCGATTATTTTTAATCGACTGCGAAAACATCACAAAAAAAATAACGGCAAAGTCAAAATGGTAGTAGTCGATCCGCGTCGCACTACTACGGCTGAAGCTGCCGATTTACACTTAGCAATTAATCCCGGTACCGATATTGATTTATTAAATGGTATTGCCCATCTGCTAATGCAATGGGGTTATATTGATAGCATTTTTATTGATGAATGCACCAGCGGTTTTCCAGCTTATGCGGAAGTGATTCGCGAATATACACCAGATGTAGTTGCTCGCAAGTGCGGGATCGGAGTCGAGCAATTGGAAACCGCCGCCCGATACTGGGGCGAATCGCAACGGGTGTTGTCATTGTGGTCGATGGGAGTTAATCAATCTTCGGAAGGAACGGCGAAAGTCCGCACGATTATTAACTTGCACCTGATGACCGCCCAGATCGGTAAGCCGGGGGCTGGGCCATTTTCTCTGACCGGCCAACCGAACGCTATGGGGGGAAGGGAAGCTGGCGGTCTTTCCCACTTATTACCGGGCTATCGCGTGGTGAAAAATCCACAACATCGGGCAGAATTAGAGCAATTTTGGGGATTACCAGCCGGAAGAATCGTACCGGACAGGGGTTTGACGGCATGGGAAATGATTACTGGTTTAGAAACTGGGGAAGTCGGTTTTTTGTGGATTGCGGCGACTAATCCGGCTGTTAGTATGCCGGATGTCGATCGCACGAAAAAAGCTTTGTTGCGATCGCCTTTTACAGTTTATCAAGATGCCTACTATCCCACGGAAACTGCCAATTACGCTCACGTTTTGCTACCTGCTGCCCAATGGAGCGAAAAAACTGGGGTGATGGTGAATTCCGAACGCAGGATCACCCTTTGTCCGGCATTTCGCGATCGACCCGGACAAGCCAAAGCCGACTGGGAAATCTTCGCAGAAGTCGGACGCCGCTTGGGTTTTGTCGAGCAATTTCCCTTTACTAACTCAGCCGAAGTTTATGCCGAATTCGCCCAAATCACCAAAGGGCGTCCTTGCGATCAAAGTGGTGTCAGTCACGCAAGGCTAGATAAAGATGGCCCACAGCAATGGCCTTGCCCCTTAGATGCAGGGGAGCAGGGGAGCAGGGGAGCAGGGGAGAACTCGGCTTTATCGAAAAGGCTTTACACCGAGCTAAAATTTCATACTCCAGATGGACGCGCCCGTTTCGGTGCTTATCATTCCAAGGGATTAGCAGAACCGCCCGATCCCGATTATCCCTTTGTTTTGACGATCGGCAGGCTCTACGGTCACTGGCACACCCAAACGCGCACCGGGAGAATCGATAAAATTCGCCAAATGCACCCCAATCCTTTTATCGAAATTCATCCCCGCGATGCTGGCAAACTCGGTATCAAAGAAGATGATTGGGTAGAAGTCCGCAGTCGTCGCGGTAAAGCCAGATTTCCCGCCAAAGTAACATCGGCGATTTGCCCCGGTACGGTATTTGTCCCCATGCACTGGGGCGAACTCTGGGCAGACTCGGCAGAAGCTAACGCGATGACACATCCAGAGTCTTGTCCGGATTCCCTGCAACCGGAGTTAAAAGCTTGTGCTGTCCAATTAGTGCCGATCGCAGCCAATGTAAATGCCACCGAGTCTTTGCTACAGACCCCAAAATCTAGTATCCTCTCAGCATCGCCTTCTGTTTAA